A stretch of the Buchananella sp. 14KM1171 genome encodes the following:
- a CDS encoding DNA polymerase III subunit gamma and tau, translating into MTTALYRRYRPESFADVIGQSHVTEPLMAALRADRVTHAYLFSGPRGCGKTTSARILARCLNCAQGPTDTPCGVCDSCRELSRNGGGSLDVVEIDAASHNGVDDARELRERAAFAPVRDRYKIFILDEAHMVTPQGFNALLKLVEEPPPHVKFIFATTEPERVIGTIRSRTHHYPFRLVPPEELTRFLEELCAREGVRVEGGVLPLVIRAGGGSVRDSLSVLDQLIAGTVGGQLDYRQAVALLGYTDETLLDQIVSAFAADDGAGVFRVVERVIEAGQEPRRFVEDLLQRLRDLLVVALTGENARDALAGLPADVFARMRDQAKALGAPALSAAADLTNEALTSMVGATSPRLHVELLCARVLLALGELQGIAPGRGDHAGRAAAGVEGRGHAPATFGQGASPAAGASRPGPAAQPAPGGHGGHPDHRLGHPDQRPGYGARPAQERPAASAPQQAAPAGMSPADVIASAAADWGDDLSQPAAPTRGRGMDDAPPAAATPAAAPSSPEPAAPRQEPPALQRGQGDQDWGTREFLPAEHGSYGGGAPAQQAGPTAGAQREPWGGEPQRRAEHHDQPAARSRFDSPQQWEERRPEPNWEQGDARTQSRGEYPAQRAAAWPTAAPAAPQHQQPAPQPVAPQQSEPQPVVQHPEPQHGTTLSDSGTAGQAEMIRARWPEVLGALRGISQVTWALVSANAHPGPVTDGTFAVHIPAPGILTAFHTRNMGQAVQQALRESLGLDLAVEGVPGGPAHPDGAGGQPHPGEARNHPGNQGHGGDAAPFVDSRAAAADEPEENGRAHGHPAPAHHEPAPRPVAAERDTENAPPAAQALPVAPARPEPAPAPALRGAPAPLAPSTPEPVAPALAPTPTPTPAPAQAPVPVAEAGVGEDDWPEVAPVGGAAARAEEAPPTPRNPFASNDLPPSVAEAAVAAIVDAWPEVPAQLSSNFAPPAPEPWAPVHDIRSGRRIDGGGGGNVVQTDGLEDQQEQAMAAHPSAARPLGVAGNSARPAGNPAAAAGNPAGGMQVGIVQPAGRGDDYDDNEISLDDPEVQMSAEAGVHVMLRVLGGQILEERDLTQN; encoded by the coding sequence GTGACCACAGCTCTGTATCGCCGCTACCGCCCGGAGTCCTTCGCGGACGTTATCGGTCAGTCCCACGTGACTGAGCCGCTGATGGCGGCCCTGCGTGCGGACCGAGTGACGCACGCCTACCTGTTCTCCGGCCCGCGCGGCTGCGGCAAGACCACCTCCGCGCGCATCCTGGCCCGCTGCCTGAACTGCGCACAGGGCCCCACGGACACCCCGTGCGGGGTGTGCGATTCCTGCCGCGAGCTGTCGCGTAACGGCGGTGGCTCCCTGGACGTGGTGGAGATCGACGCCGCCAGCCACAACGGCGTGGACGACGCCCGCGAGCTGCGGGAGCGCGCCGCGTTCGCCCCCGTGCGGGACCGGTACAAGATCTTCATCCTGGATGAGGCCCACATGGTCACCCCGCAGGGATTCAACGCCCTGCTGAAGCTGGTGGAAGAACCGCCGCCGCACGTGAAGTTCATCTTCGCCACCACCGAGCCGGAGCGGGTGATCGGCACGATCCGCTCGCGCACCCACCACTACCCCTTCCGGCTGGTGCCCCCGGAGGAACTGACGCGCTTCCTGGAGGAGCTGTGCGCCCGCGAGGGCGTGCGCGTGGAGGGCGGCGTTCTGCCGCTGGTGATCCGGGCCGGCGGCGGGTCCGTGCGCGACTCCCTCTCCGTGCTGGACCAGCTCATCGCCGGCACCGTGGGCGGCCAGCTGGATTACCGCCAGGCCGTGGCGCTGTTGGGTTACACCGATGAGACCCTGCTTGACCAGATCGTCTCCGCCTTCGCCGCTGACGACGGCGCGGGCGTTTTCCGCGTGGTCGAGCGCGTGATCGAGGCCGGGCAGGAGCCGCGCCGCTTCGTTGAGGACCTGCTGCAGCGCCTGCGTGACCTGCTGGTGGTGGCCCTGACCGGGGAGAACGCGCGCGACGCCCTAGCCGGCCTGCCAGCAGACGTCTTTGCCCGCATGAGGGACCAGGCCAAGGCGCTGGGCGCGCCCGCCCTGTCCGCCGCCGCCGACCTAACCAACGAAGCCCTGACCTCCATGGTGGGGGCCACCAGCCCGCGCCTGCACGTGGAACTACTGTGCGCCCGCGTGCTGCTGGCGCTGGGGGAGCTGCAGGGCATCGCCCCCGGGCGCGGCGACCACGCCGGTCGCGCCGCCGCCGGGGTTGAGGGGCGCGGTCACGCGCCGGCTACTTTTGGCCAGGGCGCGTCCCCCGCTGCGGGCGCTTCGCGGCCCGGCCCGGCTGCGCAGCCCGCCCCCGGTGGGCACGGCGGCCACCCCGACCACCGCCTGGGCCACCCGGACCAGCGGCCCGGCTACGGTGCCCGCCCCGCGCAGGAGCGCCCCGCCGCCTCTGCCCCGCAGCAGGCCGCCCCCGCAGGCATGTCTCCGGCCGACGTGATCGCCTCCGCCGCCGCCGACTGGGGCGATGACTTGTCGCAGCCCGCCGCCCCCACACGCGGCCGGGGGATGGACGACGCTCCGCCCGCCGCCGCTACCCCTGCGGCCGCCCCCTCCTCGCCGGAACCCGCAGCGCCCCGTCAGGAACCGCCCGCACTGCAGCGCGGTCAGGGCGACCAGGACTGGGGTACCCGCGAGTTCCTCCCGGCCGAGCACGGCAGCTACGGTGGCGGCGCGCCCGCGCAGCAGGCAGGCCCCACCGCAGGTGCGCAACGCGAGCCCTGGGGCGGGGAGCCGCAGCGGCGAGCAGAACACCACGACCAGCCCGCCGCCCGCTCCCGCTTCGACTCGCCGCAGCAGTGGGAGGAGCGCCGCCCCGAGCCCAACTGGGAGCAGGGCGACGCTCGCACGCAGTCGCGCGGCGAGTACCCGGCGCAGCGCGCCGCAGCGTGGCCCACGGCCGCCCCGGCGGCGCCGCAACACCAGCAGCCCGCACCTCAGCCGGTGGCACCCCAGCAATCCGAGCCGCAGCCCGTGGTACAGCACCCCGAGCCGCAGCACGGCACCACGCTCTCCGACTCCGGCACCGCCGGACAGGCTGAGATGATCCGCGCCCGCTGGCCCGAGGTACTGGGCGCCCTGCGCGGGATCAGCCAGGTCACCTGGGCGTTGGTGAGCGCCAACGCCCACCCCGGCCCCGTCACCGACGGCACCTTCGCCGTGCACATCCCGGCCCCCGGCATCCTCACCGCCTTCCACACGCGCAACATGGGCCAGGCCGTGCAGCAGGCCCTGCGCGAATCCCTGGGCCTGGACCTGGCCGTCGAGGGCGTGCCGGGCGGACCGGCCCACCCCGACGGCGCGGGCGGCCAGCCCCACCCCGGCGAGGCACGCAACCACCCCGGGAACCAGGGCCACGGCGGTGATGCCGCCCCTTTCGTCGATAGCCGCGCAGCGGCCGCCGACGAACCGGAAGAAAACGGCCGCGCCCACGGGCACCCCGCCCCAGCGCACCACGAGCCCGCCCCCCGGCCCGTAGCGGCCGAGCGGGACACCGAGAACGCACCCCCGGCAGCCCAGGCGCTCCCGGTAGCCCCGGCGCGCCCCGAGCCCGCCCCGGCCCCGGCCCTGCGCGGCGCCCCGGCGCCGCTCGCCCCGAGCACGCCGGAACCAGTCGCCCCCGCTTTGGCCCCCACGCCGACTCCGACCCCGGCTCCCGCCCAAGCTCCGGTCCCGGTCGCCGAGGCCGGGGTTGGGGAGGACGACTGGCCCGAGGTCGCCCCGGTGGGTGGCGCGGCCGCCCGCGCCGAGGAGGCCCCGCCCACCCCGCGCAACCCATTCGCCTCTAATGACCTGCCCCCGTCCGTCGCCGAGGCCGCAGTGGCCGCGATCGTGGACGCCTGGCCCGAGGTGCCCGCGCAGCTGTCCTCCAACTTCGCCCCTCCCGCCCCGGAGCCCTGGGCCCCGGTCCACGACATCCGCTCCGGGCGGCGAATCGACGGGGGCGGCGGGGGGAACGTCGTCCAAACCGACGGGCTAGAAGACCAGCAGGAACAGGCAATGGCCGCCCACCCCTCCGCCGCCAGGCCGCTTGGCGTCGCGGGCAATTCGGCGCGGCCGGCAGGCAACCCGGCCGCAGCCGCAGGAAACCCCGCCGGCGGGATGCAGGTGGGAATCGTGCAGCCGGCCGGGCGGGGCGACGACTACGACGACAACGAAATCAGCCTGGACGACCCGGAGGTGCAGATGAGTGCCGAGGCCGGCGTGCATGTGATGCTGCGCGTGCTGGGCGGCCAAATCCTGGAGGAGCGCGACCTCACCCAGAACTAG